The following nucleotide sequence is from Apodemus sylvaticus chromosome 2, mApoSyl1.1, whole genome shotgun sequence.
gtgacacacacctttattcccagtgcttgggaggcagaagcaggtggatctcttgagttggaggccagcctgggctacagtcaGTGAGTCCAGGActgccaggggtacacagagaaaccctgtctcaaaacagtggGAGAGGAAAACCCCGGAAGCAGGAATGGCTCCGCTAGGCCTTCTCCAACTGTCTGATTCTTACCCGTCCTCCCTGTAGCCCTGCTTTCTGTGTAGACACCTGATCAGTTTCTGCTGCTAGCCCAGCCCCTTCTCCAGCGTCCCCTGACCGCACTCTTTATCTGAGCTCTGCACTGTCTCTTGCTGAGTTACTAAGTATTCTCTTGCTGTCTTCTGATTGGCTTCTGTCTTCCCGTGGCAGCTGACATGGGTCTGTCTTGAGCGTCCCACCCTCTCCTCAGTGTCCCCACCTCCATTTATGACTTTGCCTTCTGAGCTCTGCTGTCCGGTCAGCTCACTAGTCAGCAGCAGGGTGGTGTTGACCCAGcgtggttttgttctgtttcctttttggcAGTGCCAGGGAGGAATCTAGGACCCAGGCATAAGCTTGATAAGTTACATCCCTCCCCCGGAGGCTCTGCCTGGTCCTCACGCCCGCATGGCTGCTCGGGCCTCGTTGACGCTGTAGCGGGCTCTCCCCTCTATCTTTTATgtacagggaggggaggggctaagAGCAGGTGACTTTGTCACTGTCATCTGTGCTATTTGAGACAGTGTCTATGTCTGCcagccttccaggtgctgggggacagggaggagacaCTGGTTTCTTCATAGTGTTTCTCAGTCTTACACTTCAGGCTTTCCCATGTGTTACCTGTTGCTTCTGGAATTTAAGTCTCCAAGAGAGAAGATCTTAGTCATGTCTTTACTAGTAGTGTTTCAGAACTAGAATCAGACCTGACAATATTCCATTAAATTTTTTTCCTCTCGTATTTTACAtttgtgggtgttttgcttatgtggctatatgtatgcatacatgtatgtaatgtatgttGTGCACCACAtgggtgcctggtgcctgcagaggtcagactATTGTATCAGCCCTCCTAAAACTAcagatacagatggttgtgagctgccagatgggtgctgagagttgaacctgggtcctctgaaatcgcacgtgctcttaaccatccagccatctctccatcccctcaaaaatattttaactgaAGTGATTATCATATCTTCAGAgagtccctttcctcttcctctttctttctttccttccccaaaATACCAGAGATGTCTAAGATTTTGCCTcagaaagagcaaagaaaaaagaggaaggggaCCCCCAAAGCAGCAtttaagccaggagcactggataagccaggagcactggatAAGCCAGGAGCACTAgataagccaggagcactggacCTTTCCTGATGCTCTCCACTGGTCTGGAGGCAGGACTGAGACTCTAAAGGTGCAATCTtattgcttatttctttttaaaagatttatttattatatataagtacactgtagctgtcttcagacacaccagaagagggcatcagaccttatcactgatggttgtgaaccactagtTGGGAAGATCTTATCCCAAAACAAATAAGCCACCCTAACTGCAGAGCTATGGCACAGCTTGGTATCACATGAAACTTTGGAAAACTCAGTTAAGAGCATGTGCCAGGCAAGGTCCCAATACCCATAATTCTCAGCACTTGGATGGAAGGAGGTTCAGGCATTCAAAATCATCCTCATCTATTacatgggggtgggaggtgaggcCAGTGTCACGTCAACCTTCATTCctcatacttaaaaaaaaaagaagaagaagaagcagcagctacTTGAAGACATCTGAAGCATCACAGCCTTGTCTGCTATGAGAGGTACCCTGGGTAAAATCTCTTCCTAGCCCATGTCTCCACTACTCCCATAACTCCCCCAGAAGCCTTTGGCCTTTGGGAATGGCTTTTTAGTTTAGGTATCTACTTTCTgacacccccctccccgccccaggCTTCCTTTTCTGATCAAAGCCCAAACAAGGATTCCTGTCTAGATGCACATTTCCAAACATTTCCAAAGGGTATAGGAAGGAAGGGGGACATGGACCGCACAGGCACATGAGGGAGTCCGTGTCCTGTCAGTTCTATGGAGGGATAGTCAAGGACAGACACATTTGTTCCCTCTCCACTGGCCTCAACAGCAGCTGCCTGTGAGGGCCCCACAGCCTGTGTCCTGGGAGCTGTTGTGGATGATCGCCTGCAGGATGTCCAGCCAGGACCTGAGGtaggccgggggggggggggggggcgccagggggaggaggggaagcaaTTTAAAGAGGGGTTGTCGTGGCATCAGCCCATTAGTGTCAGCTCTAGATGATGAGAACACAGTGAATGACTGGGGAGAGCAAATGACACCCATtgcccagaacacacacacacacacaattgttaaAATACAGTCTGCAAGCTGGCTGAAATGGTACATGCCTATATCCCAGctctggcagaggcagaggctcaaGGATCGGGTGTAAGGCCTGCCTtggttacatagcaagactgtggccagcctgggctccagggGATCCTCCCCGGCAACATTGTCTTCAATTGTGTGGATTCTTCTCTGAGGGCGAGTCTAAGCCATGCCTCTTTGTTGCTAGTTATTCTGTCTCAAATATTTTCCTCACCTCTGCCTCCGGCCTGAAAGAGAAGAACATTTTACTATTTTCCAAGGAGTCTGAGGaaactttattttctattccCAGACTCCTATACTTAACCAGGAAGTGGAGTCACGTTGCCTTAGGCGAGTGGTTATGGAGGCTGGAGTAGGTAATAGAGTTTATTAGCCCTAGTTACCTCTTGCTACAAAGCACGCATGGCATGGTCATTTCTTTTTTaggtttatgtgtatgaatgctttgcctgcatactgtatgtgtgtgcatatacacacatgactgctgcctgcagaggtcagaaagggGTGTTGGTCTGCTGGAATTGGAGTTGCACATGGTCTTGAACtgccatgggggtgctgggaatcgaacctgggccTCTAcaaaagcaagtgctcttaactgatgactTCTCTCTCTAGCCTGGAGAGTATCTTCTCCTTAGCAATAGCTATCATTTTCCAGATGCGTATTTAGGCCCCATACAGTGCCTGGATAATGACGTCTCAGAGCCCTGAGGCAGCTGCGTGCCCAGGTCAACAGCCTAGCCAAGAGGCTTGTGCACCGCACTCTCCTCACATCTCAACTGAAAATAAAGTCGAAACTTGTTTGAAAACTTCCTCACAGGCCTCCAGGGGTGAGAGGCTGGAGAGCCAACCTGGATGACTGTTCTGGAGGGCGTCTTTGACGGCCAAGCTAAGGCCTGCCAATGCCCGGTGGGCTGGCTTCCCAGCAGGCCTGCAGTATCTTAGCTTGGTGAACCCTTCACTGTGGGTTAGTGGGAGCCGGTCAGGCCGGCAAGCAGGGCTTCCTGGAGAGAGGTGCCAAGCCTGTGCGGAAGGAGGGGCAGGTCTGACAGCTACCCGGGGAGGGAGCTGAGGAGGGAGTGCAGCCTAGGATCTTCTCTCACActgcctccttttctcttctccacgGCGGCCTAGCATCACGGCAAAACTCATCAATGGAGGTGTAGCAGGTCTCGTGGGGGTGACTTGCGTGTTTCCTATCGACCTCGCCAAGACCCGACTGCAGAACCAGCAGGGGAAAGATGTGTACAAAGGAATGTAggtgtgggtgggggaagggaaggcggGGAGGGAGCTCAGGACGGAAGACACTGCTAacttcctctctggcctctgcttctaGGACAGATTGCCTGATGAAGACGGCGCGTGCCGAGGGCTTCTTGGGCATGTACCGAGGTGGGCTTTTGAACGTCCAGAGGAGTTGAGGCTCCGCTATCCAGGCTGATGGGGCAGGGCGTACAACCCACACTTTGTGAGCCTGTAGCACAGAGGGGTTCCTTCCACCCAGGGAACTGCTCCGGACTATGCCGGCTTTCAAGAGCCTTCGGTGCAGAGGCAGGCGCTTCTAGCTAAGGCCTTCTTCGAGGTGCCTGGTTGTGTTGTTAAAAGCAAGTGCCCCCCCCCTTCCgctgcctccctcccctcttcctctccctggctTAGAGAGTGACCCACAGAGCTGTGAGCTCAGCCCCACATGACGGCTCCATGCCGCTGCTGTCTGCAGCTTCCGCGTCCATGAGGAGGAATGGGCCATAGGTCGGTGCTGGAAAAGAGCTGATATGCGGGGACCCTGGGGAACAGGACAAAAACGTGTGTGGTTCACTGAGTTCCCATAAAAAAAGGAGGCCTGCCCAGTTCCTCAGGCTGCTAACGCACCACCAGAGGCGGAGGAGGCTGCCAACAGGATAGAATATGGTGACATCTTAGCCAGCTGGAgtcacacacacctgtgatcccagcatctgggatCATCTGCCATGAGCCGGGGAGTCAGGAGTTCGAGATCACCCTCAGTCACAAAGGAATTCatgtgatcctgtctcaaacaaaacaaaaagggaaacaacagaaatcaaacaCAACCAGATGACTTCTTCGTAATGGGACgcgtgcctccataaagaaaaatgGCGTTTAAGAGGAAAAGGGACTAAAGAGCTAGTGGTTCAGTTAAGAGCAAGCCTTTAACCCATGCACACAGGGTAACTCTGAGTCAGgtggctctgagttcaaggctagcctagtctacacagaaagaccctgtctcagaataaattaggagagagagagagagagagagagagagagagagagaacgaacaaactgctcttccagagcacctgagtttggttcccagaccCCACATTTGGTAGTTTACAATCACCAGTAATTTAATTTCCAGGCAATCTGATAGCCCCTTTGATCCTCTATAGACACTAAGCTATGAgagtatgcgtgtgtgtgcacacatacacacacaccatacaaataaaatctgtggggctggaaagatggcttaacAGAAGAGCATTGAGCGTTCTCAGCGGTCCCGAGCTCTAGTCCTCACACCCACATGGCGGCTTCTTACAACTCTAATTCCAGAGATGTGTCTTCTGAAGTCTTCAGGCAGCAGGCATGCACGGGAccctacatacatgcaggcaaaccctcGTAGgcatagaataaaataatctgTTACAAAATagaatctttttttgtttcttttcaggttttttcatacagggtttctctgtgtagtcctggctgtcctggaactcactctgtagaccaggctcgccttgaATTCACAAGAGATGAATTGTGAATTCTGTCtcttgactgctgggattaaaggcaggcatcACCACTATCCAGCTACAAAATAAAagcttaaaaagcaaacaaaagcaggcaaacaaaaaaacctaggctGGTATGGTGATGTCCatttttagtcccagcactcaggaggcagaggcagatggatctctgtgagttcaaggccagcctgggctgcatagggagatcctgtctcaaaagtttttttgtttttttgtttttttttgttttttttttaaaggagtggggatggaaaaaggaaggaaggagcaagaaagggagagagggagggagatagagggaagggggagagggaggaagaaggagggaagggggagagcagTGCTGGGCTGCAGCCCAGGAGACAGACGCTTGCAGCGTGTGTGGCGCCTTGGAGGACAGCATGGTTCCCAGTGGCACACCCTCATCCTTGCACTGAGGAGGCATGAGGGTCGTGAGCTCTGTGTCATCGAGGACCGTGTGCTAAGATCCCCAACTCCCAAACAAGCCGTGTCTGCCTAAAGTGCTTCTCTATAAGCCCGGCAACCCGACTTTGTTTCCAGAACCACGTAAGGGGAAACTAGTCCACAAAGTTGGCTTCTGGCTCCCGCGTgcgtcctgggcatatacgcccCCCCCACAacaataaataagttaaaaatcaAAGAGGAAGATGTGTTAGGGGGAGAGATGGAAAAACATACCTGTTTTTCAGTGAGATAGACTGGGCCCCCTGGCCCGCCCGGCTGCCCTAGAGCTATCCCAGAGCTTTGCCTGGCTGTCAGCGCAGGCTCGACTGAGGCAAGGTCGCTTCCTCCAACCACAGctcctttctccatttctcacCTCCAGGGGCTGCAGTAAACCTCACGCTGGTCACTCCAGAGAAGGCAATCAAGCTGGCAGCCAATGACTTCCTGCGGCAGCTTCTCATGCAAGATGGGTAAGGACAGGTGAGGGGGGGGAGCCCTTCGCTATATGTCTACCTGTTGGGTGTCAAGGATTGCAAGAATGCCTCAGTTTACCTGTATGCATCTGTATGTATATACGTGCACATGTGGCTGAGGTCAGTGTGTTTCAACGcataggaagggaagggagagggtggGCTGGTGTAAGGTAGGAGAAACTGTATTCAAAGAGAATACTGAAGTTACAGCATATATACAGATGTATTTAGCAACtggctgatgatttttttctgtggtttttgttgtttgtttattgtttgttgttttttttttttgagacagcatctctctagTTAGATctgtctggcctagaacttacaatgatcctccagcctctacctcctCAGCCTTCTAAATTATAACCTTGGGTAGCCACACCCAGCAAGCCCAAATTTGGGGCCACACCCAAAATTTAAACATCAGCCCCCAAAtcctctcttcttctgtgtcCCCTCCGCCTTGTCCTAAGAGGCGGTACTTAAGCTGGAGCAGGAACCTGACGTCACCACAGTGGTGTCTGATGGTTCCTGACCGCATCGCAGATGCACAGGCTGCCTGGCCAGTGTCTGCCGGAAAGGCACTATCTGTAAGTCTGGCAgccaggagatagaggcaggaggatgacagcAAGACTGAAGACAGCTTGGTTTACCTACAGTTTCAAAACCaaaaagagccaggcatggtgacacttacttttaatcccagctctcagaaggcaTAGGCAGGAGATCTGTGactttgatgccagcctggtctacagagcaagttccaggacagccagggttatatagagaaaccctgtcttttttattattattattatttaaaaactttttttttaatgtatgagtgctgtGCTGTGTATACATCCtctggccagaagagggcaccagatccctttatagacagatgactgtgagcctccatgtggttgctgggaattgaactcaggacctctggaagggcagccagtattcttaacagctgagtcatctgACCAGcctgaaacactgtctcaaaacaacacaaacacacacaatagtCCCAGCCACCAAGAAGGGCGAATGAGCAGAATGGGGCAGGGCTGGCCTGAGACTAAAGCCCTTCTTGCTTCTGGCTTCACAGGACGCAGCGGAACCTGAGGATGGAGATGCTGGCCGGCTGTGGGGCTGGAATATGCCAGGTGGTGATTACCTGTCCCATGGAAATGCTCAAGATTCAGCTGCAGGATGCTGGCCGCTTAGGTGAGGCACATCCCAGCTCACGGCCTCAGCAAGCCTGGGGTCAGTCAGCACAGGTCGCACTGCACTGCATATCCCCACCGGCCAGGCTCTGTGTGCACTTGGCTTCTAGGTCAACAGAGCTGGGTTTTATGGTGATGCCTTTAACCCTTTTGGCTCCAGCCCAACGAGCAGAAACACAAGCCCGGAAGATGAAGGACGTAAGCACACCTCATACTTCCAGGATAATGCCTTGATGCTCAGGCTgtattcctagacctggaggaacaatgaacttaacctttacttcgagcacttggccctaggtggagcaggatcctggctatctgggagaagttaaccttgaccaaagtcaaactctgacccagtgcatgactgccccaatatggcgctgtacacatccatccatccatccatccatccatccatccatccagtaaGATGGCCTTGATGTGACGTAGTCCAAGTTGGCTGATGTTGAACTCACAACCCTCATGTCTCAGCCTCCCAATGTTAGGATTACAGACATAAACCAACACTCTGGTCATTCACGGTTACATTTTGCTCTGCTGATTGAAACAGGCAACCCTGGAGGACAAAAAATCTTTGCTGGTGGCTTCTAACATTAAACAGAACACAGGTGTTTCTGTCCCAAAGTGCTAGCAGGATGTGACTTCCGGATAACGGCAGGCAGGCCATCGAAGGGGTTTAGTCAGGCTGGGTGGACTCTGATTGAGGTGACATTACGCACACTGGTTCCGGTCCACCAAGGACACCCTGGGCTCCTGTCGGGCTCAATGCAGATGTGGctgcctttcctccccagctgtCTGTCATCAGGCTCCCGCCTCAGCCACGCCCACCTCCCGGCCCTACAGCACTGGCTCGGCCTCCACCCACAGGCGCCCCTCGGCCACCCTCATCGCCCGGGAGCTGCTCCACACTCAGGGCCTCTCAGGGCTCTACAGGGGCCTGGGTGCCACTCTCCTCAGGTGAGCCCCTCCTCCCGGTTACAGGTGctgggagtgtgtgtgttggggtggggaagAGCAGGACAGGGGAAGAACTTCCTCTTTGGCCAATGGGGGTGTTTCTCCCATCTGCCACACCCCTGGGTCCTGGGAGGCTGCTGAGAGGGCCACCCAGATTGTcgtctctgtcctctgcagggacATTCCCTTCTCCATCATCTACTTCCCTTTGTTTGCCAACCTGAACCAACTTGGGGTCAGCGAGGTCACCGGCAAGGCCTCCTTCACGCACTCCTTCGTGGCAGGCTGCGCAGCGGGTTCTGTGGCGGCGGTGGCGGTCACTCCTCTGGATGGTAGGTGTGGAGAACGCTGGGGGTGCGATTTAAGGGCTATCCTGCTTCATGAATGTCAGGCTCAAAACCTTAGTGTTCGGCCCCTGAGAGAAGGCTGAATGAAGTGTCCCCAATGTACCGTGTCACCACACAGCCCCTCACCTTCCagaggccttttttttttgtttttgagacagggtttctctgtgtagccctggctgtcctggaaccagagGCCTTTTCTTGCAGGTAGTTCTGAGTCTTGCATGTGAGaccacggggtgggggtggggctgggggaacCTATGAGGAAATGCTCCCCCTGTGCTCAGGGCCACACCCGCTCCCTCCCAGGTTCTCCTGCTAGAGGAAGGCCGCTCACCTCACAGCCACAGAACCGGCCTGGCAGGGCCTGGTCCCTCAGGGCAAACCCACTCAGCGTGCAGAAGGGCAAGCTCAGGAGTCTGTTACTTACTCTAACTTCTGCTTCATTCAGTTCTGAAAACGCGAATCCAGACCCTCAAGAAAGGCCTGGGTGAGGACACGTACAGCGGAGTGACTGACTGTGCCAGGTGAGCCCAGCGCCCCAGACACTGGCCAGCTCAATGCAGTTCTGGGCAGGACTTGGCATTGCCCTGGGATGTGTGGGCTCCTCAGTTCTCAGAGGATGCTACAGAGAGTCAGAGCTTCTGACTGTCTCCCGAGTCTCCGCTCTTCCCCACCACTCCCACCAGATGGCAGACAATCTGGAATTGCTAAGTAGCTTCCTCTCTCATAATACCGGCTGAAGAAGGCGCACAGATACTTGGCCAAAAGGGATGTAATGGGAGTCTTTGGCCCAGCACTCGAGAGGGCCCCAGGCCAGCCTCATTTACAGTGAGTTCTTATCTCAAAGGAAGTGTGGAGATGCTGTGGGCTTGACGCCTCAGGGTTTGTAATCCTGTAAACCTCAGGagcttgagggcagcctggggacagcctgggctacatctaGAGACCAAATCCAACAAAAAGTCCTGAGTAAATGTGCGCATAGCCTTCCACTACCGagctctcctctcctcacaggAAGCTCTGGACGCAGGAGGGAGCAGCGGCCTTCATGAAGGGGGCGGGCTGCCGCGCCCTGGTCATAGCCCCGCTCTTCGGGATCGCCCAAGGCGTCTACTTCATTGGCATCGGAGAGCGCATCTTAAAATGCTTTGAGTGATCTAAGATGTCACTTCCTGCAGTCACCTCTGGCCCTGGGGAACTAGGTGGCAGTGCTGGAGGTGTAAGACGCCCACCCTGACATGTGTGGTCTCTAACTTGTAGTGCTACCTCAGGAGAAATGACCCAGTTTACTAAGCAAGTAGAGCCCTCGTCGCCTTTATGAAAACTAAACTTTGTGGTCCTGCCTACAAGGGACGTTCAGGAGCCCCAGCCACCTGTGTCTAACCCTCGACTCAGCCCCGAGTGCTACGGCAGGACCATGTGCAGCAAGACAGAGGGCTGCAGCATTCTAACCTTCCCACTGCAGGCAGGCCTGGCATGGGACTGCAGGCTGCGGCTTCAGTGTCAGCCCTAGTCCTGGTGCCCCAACACAGAAGTGCGCCTGGGCTGAACCCTGCGCTGCCCCGCCCACCCCAGAGCATCACCAACAGCACAGTGAGTCTGAACGAGCACTCTGGCCGCCTCGGCACGGCCCTGCCCGGTTACCCATCCTGAAGGGTGGGCAGACACCCCAGTAGATGCTTGTGGGACATGATTTGAAATAAAGCCGGCTAAATCCTGTCACAGCGGATGACTGTCTTCTGCAGAGCCGAGCTCTGGCTTCTAGGGCCCCACAGCAGCTCATTACCATCTTCCAACTGCTGTTCTAGAGTGGAGAGTGATTGGGGGGGATACCTTAGGACGAAAgagtttggctttttaaaaataattatttacagCTGGGcggtataatcccagcactctgggaggcagaggcaggcagatttctgagttcatggccagcctggtctacagagtgagttccagacagccagggctacacagagaaaccctgtctccaaaaaaacaaatccaaaaaacaaacaaacaaacaaaaaaagaagtggaaTGATGTCACACAAACAGACCAGGCTCTAAGAAGTCACTTCTGTCTGAAGAACAGGAACGGGGCTGGGCACACAGGTCAGCTGGCCAGGGCTCTATCCCCAGCACCACGTAAACAGCACATAAATTTATGGGTGGCGCATGCCTAGAGTCCCAGCACGTAGGAGCTGATGGCGGGAAGATGGGAAACATGAAGGTCCTACCGTGCCAGTGAACACGTTCTAGGCGCCTACGTTGTACGTGACCCTGCCTAACTCCAAAACTGAGATGAACGTCCATTAGTCCCACCTAACTTAAAACTTGGGTCTGGGAGTAGGCAGTGCGGCATCTGCTtaccctgagaggctctgggacCCACCCCAGCCATGTCCAGCCCCCAGGACAGGTATACTGACCATCTGGGTGTGGTGTCCATTGGTCATAGAGCTGCAGGAAAAGTCTAGGGAGGAGGCTTCTGAGTGGTTAATACATGGCAGGAATTTGAGACAGTTCCTCTCTGGGTCTTctttgttgcccaggctggccccaaacaaTCCTTCCACCAAGGCTAGGGCTACCAATGCGTGCTACTGTGCCCAATAGAACCTACTCTCAGACCACAAACTCGGTGCCTTACATAAGGaataacaggggctggagagatggctcagcgggtaagagcaccgactgctcttccaaaggtcatgagttcaaatcccagcatccacatggtggctcacaaccatccgtaaagagatctgacaccctattctggtgtctgaagacagctacagtgtacttatatataataaataaataaataaaataaaaaaaataaggaacaaCAACCAAATCCACATAAACCTTTTAATAAATAAAGACTATTTGTGGCTTAGATTTTCAATCACATTTACAGCTAAGGAAGACTAGACCTAAATAATAACAGTGAAACTAGTGTCGCTGGAGGAGTGTGAGTCCCACATGCACCTTACACCCAAAGAGCAGGGGGACAGCATGCACAACTCACTCTAGACTAGAGCAGGACAGGGAAAGAATGGGTCCTGGTGAGGCCGCGCAGCACATCTGACCCCTCCCATCCCGCTGCAAACCCGTGCACAGCAGTGAGGTCAGAAGAGCAGGGCTGGGTCTTGGCCACACCAAGTGGCCTGCCCTTCTGTGGACACTGAGCCAAGGGCATGAGCTGTGGGGGGTGTCTGCTGATTATCAGTATTACAACAGAAAAGAGGAAGCCACACAGATAATCTGCTTCTCTGGGAGACGAGGGTG
It contains:
- the Slc25a18 gene encoding mitochondrial glutamate carrier 2, with the translated sequence MSSQDLSITAKLINGGVAGLVGVTCVFPIDLAKTRLQNQQGKDVYKGMTDCLMKTARAEGFLGMYRGAAVNLTLVTPEKAIKLAANDFLRQLLMQDGTQRNLRMEMLAGCGAGICQVVITCPMEMLKIQLQDAGRLAVCHQAPASATPTSRPYSTGSASTHRRPSATLIARELLHTQGLSGLYRGLGATLLRDIPFSIIYFPLFANLNQLGVSEVTGKASFTHSFVAGCAAGSVAAVAVTPLDVLKTRIQTLKKGLGEDTYSGVTDCARKLWTQEGAAAFMKGAGCRALVIAPLFGIAQGVYFIGIGERILKCFE